The following proteins come from a genomic window of Companilactobacillus pabuli:
- a CDS encoding LCP family protein, giving the protein MSRQHRQRSRNSALASNNGGKIKRPFVKILGLVFLVMIFVMGAYGFRLYAQAQNSLGKTYKAIDGKKVSTRINDKKPISILLLGVDTTDNGVRDTETNYRGNSDTMIVVTVNPKTNKTTMVSVPRDTMAQIWKSSTNNTKKIQKINSAYNIGNEGSAVATTEKLLNVPIDYYVKVDFNSLKQIVNAVGGVDVNVPFSFSYGDTGEKESHFKKGKMHLNGKQALDYSRMRYEDPEGDYGRQKRQRQVITAIIKSAASANTFTHYQKVLNSISSSMTTNLSFSDMQSVFFNYRGAAKNIDSDHVQGYGSMINGSSYEVAPTKELRRVSNKLRKQLGLSEEQLNNEETRLNTLNEARGFSFDSGTTNQNYTIFTRYQTSE; this is encoded by the coding sequence ATGTCTAGGCAGCATCGGCAAAGATCTCGTAACAGTGCCTTAGCTTCTAATAACGGTGGAAAAATCAAACGTCCATTCGTTAAGATTCTAGGATTAGTATTCTTAGTTATGATTTTTGTCATGGGTGCTTATGGATTTAGACTTTATGCTCAAGCTCAGAATTCATTGGGTAAGACTTACAAGGCTATTGATGGTAAAAAAGTTTCAACAAGAATCAATGATAAAAAGCCAATTTCAATTCTTTTATTGGGAGTTGATACGACTGATAATGGGGTTAGAGATACTGAAACTAATTATCGAGGAAATTCGGATACGATGATCGTTGTAACGGTTAATCCTAAGACTAACAAAACGACAATGGTTTCCGTTCCACGTGATACGATGGCTCAAATTTGGAAGAGCAGTACTAATAACACCAAAAAGATTCAAAAAATCAATTCAGCTTACAACATCGGTAATGAAGGTAGTGCGGTGGCGACAACAGAGAAGTTGTTGAATGTACCAATTGACTACTATGTTAAAGTAGATTTTAACTCACTTAAGCAGATTGTTAACGCTGTTGGTGGTGTAGATGTTAATGTACCATTTAGTTTCTCTTATGGTGATACCGGTGAGAAAGAGTCTCATTTCAAGAAGGGTAAGATGCATTTAAATGGTAAACAAGCACTAGATTACTCTAGAATGCGTTATGAAGACCCTGAAGGTGATTACGGTCGTCAAAAGAGACAGCGTCAAGTTATCACGGCTATTATTAAGAGCGCTGCTAGTGCTAATACATTTACGCATTACCAAAAGGTTTTGAATAGTATTTCTAGTTCAATGACTACTAATTTGAGTTTTAGTGATATGCAGTCGGTCTTCTTTAATTATCGTGGAGCTGCTAAGAACATCGACTCTGATCATGTTCAAGGATATGGCTCAATGATTAATGGATCTTCATATGAAGTGGCCCCAACTAAAGAATTGCGTCGAGTATCAAACAAACTAAGAAAGCAATTAGGCCTTTCTGAAGAACAACTGAATAATGAAGAAACTAGATTAAACACATTGAATGAAGCTAGAGGATTCTCATTTGACAGTGGGACTACAAATCAAAACTATACAATCTTTACAAGATATCAAACGTCAGAATAA
- a CDS encoding helix-turn-helix domain-containing protein — protein sequence MEFLDSFTDLFLSKSEIEKIQLFNKIKLIRTNQLASADLIGTYRNRDIQVKDINLRKAAYQMNKSYGSVYNTFLGIQEDFKRILDKDEYSTEEMFNVTRDAYHAFLTTNSDGYLFLDAIVKDKETSFKHFYETLESSKATVLRHLKPMRGYLKRFGVRIAYEPMRFVGDEESIRLAIAALYWNATRGYVWPFEDFTQKTAFKVVDIALDKYRLKPTNHITKMFYAYVVMAHLYRIIEGNHVQNMDALNVINYPFPNIFESAGSMLEGDTGSKKVRELKRAIKEDVSYEEQMFQSADFYILLMCVPATFEVSEDYLQSVSKQLVRYNPLFANFIDDFLELIPIDVEQTVSDMAMSHSEFLRYKYNLTTCIIGVLALDHNYIEILNLYSGFGDAISKLNDEGLESKIYSTVQHLMLRDKYQSLNGKAKQISEAIYAIAYRFFSLYNKNIQVKVYLELESFFLVYSDLAVTLQSLPYAKIVSDPKEADIVVTANSANPPADEMKKDACIYRWMYNGVDGQMGGLLNLIYKIWTEEKVTENPNL from the coding sequence GTGGAGTTCTTGGATAGCTTTACTGACTTATTTCTTTCAAAATCGGAAATAGAAAAGATACAACTATTTAACAAGATTAAATTGATCAGAACTAATCAATTAGCTAGTGCTGACTTGATTGGAACTTATCGGAATCGTGATATTCAAGTTAAGGATATCAATTTACGTAAGGCTGCTTATCAAATGAATAAGAGTTACGGCAGTGTTTACAATACTTTCCTAGGAATTCAAGAAGACTTTAAGAGAATCCTAGATAAGGACGAATACAGTACAGAAGAGATGTTTAATGTTACTAGGGATGCTTACCATGCATTTTTGACAACTAACTCTGATGGTTACTTGTTCTTGGACGCTATTGTTAAGGATAAGGAAACTTCTTTTAAACATTTCTATGAAACCTTAGAAAGTAGTAAGGCCACTGTTTTACGTCATTTAAAGCCCATGAGAGGCTATTTGAAACGCTTTGGTGTCAGAATTGCTTATGAACCAATGCGTTTTGTAGGTGATGAAGAATCAATTCGTTTGGCCATCGCAGCATTGTATTGGAATGCTACTAGGGGATACGTATGGCCATTTGAAGATTTTACACAAAAGACAGCTTTCAAGGTTGTTGATATCGCTTTGGATAAATATCGTCTCAAGCCAACTAACCATATTACGAAGATGTTTTATGCTTATGTCGTTATGGCGCACTTATATCGAATTATTGAGGGCAATCACGTTCAAAATATGGATGCTTTGAATGTCATCAATTATCCTTTCCCTAATATTTTTGAGAGTGCTGGTTCAATGCTTGAAGGGGATACCGGCAGTAAAAAAGTTAGAGAATTGAAGCGTGCTATTAAGGAAGACGTCAGTTATGAAGAGCAAATGTTCCAATCAGCTGATTTTTATATCCTATTAATGTGCGTACCAGCAACCTTTGAAGTTTCAGAAGATTATTTACAATCAGTTTCTAAGCAATTGGTTAGATATAATCCACTATTTGCTAACTTTATTGATGATTTCTTGGAACTTATTCCAATTGATGTGGAACAAACTGTGTCTGATATGGCTATGTCACATAGCGAATTCTTGAGATATAAGTACAATTTGACGACATGTATTATTGGTGTTCTAGCTTTAGATCACAATTACATTGAAATTTTGAATTTATATTCAGGATTTGGAGATGCTATCAGCAAGTTGAATGATGAGGGTCTAGAAAGTAAGATCTATTCAACAGTTCAACACTTGATGTTGCGTGATAAGTATCAATCATTAAATGGCAAAGCTAAACAAATTTCAGAAGCAATTTATGCAATTGCTTATCGTTTCTTCTCACTTTATAACAAAAACATACAAGTTAAAGTTTACTTAGAATTAGAATCATTCTTCTTAGTATATTCAGATTTGGCAGTTACTTTACAGTCATTGCCATATGCTAAGATTGTCAGTGATCCTAAAGAAGCTGATATTGTTGTAACAGCTAACAGTGCTAACCCACCAGCTGATGAAATGAAAAAAGATGCCTGCATCTATCGTTGGATGTATAATGGCGTTGATGGTCAAATGGGTGGCTTGTTGAACTTGATTTATAAGATTTGGACTGAAGAGAAGGTTACTGAAAATCCAAATCTTTAA
- a CDS encoding transglycosylase domain-containing protein — MRKKKMEHKLIKKRKKWPWILLTLVLLIVLSIGAFWWKYGYEIKNTIADGYSYSQGLKKSDFHPRNSTVIYDRNGKVIKKLAQSSSDYTPINKINTKISKGLVDVEDQRFYIHHGVDLYAIMRSVGSTLLHRRTEGGSTLTQQLVKNVILQDQSQNLTRKLKEMVIAQQLEKKFTKSQILEFYINNVYMGHGSYGFSAASDYYFSEDQNDLSIDKIAMLVGIPNNPVYYDPVQYPERTKKRRNMILYIFNQRDLISKKTYQTARKKPLGLKLNEKKYDNDVSNNYALSYAVYGATEELMKSSGFTMRYDFKNAADRQAYDTKYQQEYERAHGQLMDGGYTIQTTIDMDVQNKVENLIKQVYSPYTGRTANGKLTPQVSSTVVDNKTGDVIAVVGGRTTDGDQFNRTINGYHQPGSTAKPIVAYAPAFERGYLPQSTVIDSAVGNPVVHNWYSGYTGSTTVRHALENSINTIAYKLAAQDTKGTYYDDMVKMEFARLSPTQKLDPRLAIGSFRNGVTTTEMASAYSSFSRGGQFIHPSNISSIYDNDNDRYIYQNTHMKKDVYTKNASYMMINTMQSVISDGLGKDAALDNYKYTAGKTGSTDDNYDSYFVGMTPDFTIANWTGDDKKEDSLNASERQLAMKAFKSVGEYLVDEMKQKNVDFKKPSTVTVSGSNLSVNTKAEKPSIQDIIDNDFSKYSTNQANKNENRLYNLDYRIIYHLTKKEEFKRERKVQKAIDKYNDNPIIKESQYNKKLDELQKIRYLNSNVKRQSAKNDFNKQILQLQKDLNLSQAMFQAAKDNKKVAQFESEKEAIEEQREKKRQNMVDKLMPQYNSQLQKVKDAYKNNDSDKEDQKQKLIDIMNEIRSYGGNVPDLKIDSNGNTTSTSTSTTN; from the coding sequence ATGCGTAAGAAAAAAATGGAACATAAATTAATCAAGAAAAGAAAAAAATGGCCCTGGATTCTTTTGACGTTAGTTTTATTAATTGTTTTAAGTATCGGAGCTTTTTGGTGGAAATATGGTTATGAAATCAAGAATACGATTGCTGATGGTTATTCTTATAGTCAAGGTTTAAAAAAATCTGATTTTCATCCCCGTAATTCAACCGTTATATATGATCGTAACGGTAAAGTGATAAAAAAATTAGCCCAATCAAGTTCAGATTACACACCAATCAATAAGATTAACACTAAGATCAGTAAAGGATTGGTGGATGTCGAAGATCAACGTTTCTACATTCATCATGGAGTTGATCTATATGCGATTATGCGTTCAGTCGGTTCAACCTTGTTGCATCGTCGGACTGAAGGTGGATCTACGCTGACGCAGCAATTAGTTAAGAACGTTATCTTACAAGATCAGTCGCAGAACTTAACTCGTAAGCTCAAGGAAATGGTCATTGCCCAACAGTTAGAAAAGAAATTTACTAAGTCGCAGATCTTGGAGTTTTATATTAACAATGTCTACATGGGACACGGATCGTATGGTTTTAGTGCGGCCTCTGATTACTATTTCTCAGAGGATCAAAATGATTTATCAATTGATAAAATAGCCATGCTAGTCGGTATTCCCAATAATCCGGTGTATTATGATCCGGTTCAATATCCAGAACGGACTAAAAAACGTCGGAATATGATTCTGTATATCTTTAACCAGCGAGATTTGATTTCCAAAAAGACTTATCAAACAGCTCGTAAAAAGCCTTTGGGATTGAAACTAAACGAAAAGAAATATGATAACGATGTCTCCAATAATTATGCTCTGAGTTATGCAGTCTATGGAGCGACAGAAGAGTTAATGAAGTCATCTGGATTCACGATGCGTTATGATTTTAAAAATGCAGCAGACCGTCAAGCCTACGATACGAAGTATCAACAAGAATATGAACGTGCTCACGGTCAATTGATGGATGGTGGCTACACGATTCAGACGACGATTGATATGGATGTGCAAAACAAAGTGGAAAACTTGATCAAGCAAGTTTATTCTCCTTATACTGGCCGAACTGCCAATGGAAAACTGACACCGCAGGTTTCTAGTACGGTAGTAGATAATAAAACTGGCGACGTTATAGCGGTAGTCGGTGGTCGAACAACTGATGGAGATCAATTTAATCGAACGATAAATGGATATCATCAACCGGGTTCAACGGCTAAACCAATCGTGGCTTATGCACCTGCTTTTGAACGAGGATATTTACCACAGAGTACAGTCATTGATTCGGCTGTCGGTAATCCAGTTGTGCATAACTGGTACAGTGGCTACACGGGTAGTACAACGGTTCGTCACGCACTAGAAAACTCAATCAATACCATCGCTTATAAGTTGGCAGCTCAAGATACTAAGGGTACTTACTATGATGATATGGTCAAAATGGAATTTGCTCGATTGTCGCCAACTCAAAAATTGGACCCAAGATTAGCAATTGGTTCCTTTAGAAATGGTGTTACGACAACGGAAATGGCTTCAGCGTATAGTTCGTTTTCACGTGGTGGTCAGTTCATTCATCCTAGCAATATTTCCAGCATTTACGATAATGACAATGATCGCTACATTTATCAAAATACTCATATGAAAAAGGACGTTTATACTAAAAATGCCAGTTATATGATGATCAATACAATGCAATCAGTTATTAGTGATGGACTAGGTAAAGATGCTGCTTTGGATAATTACAAATATACTGCTGGTAAAACTGGTTCAACTGATGATAATTACGATTCATACTTCGTAGGGATGACACCAGACTTTACGATTGCTAACTGGACTGGTGATGACAAGAAGGAAGATAGTTTGAATGCTTCAGAACGTCAGCTTGCCATGAAAGCTTTTAAATCAGTCGGTGAGTATTTGGTTGATGAAATGAAGCAAAAGAATGTTGATTTCAAGAAACCAAGTACTGTAACGGTTAGTGGCAGCAACTTGTCAGTTAATACCAAAGCTGAAAAGCCAAGTATTCAAGATATCATCGATAATGATTTTTCTAAATACAGTACTAATCAAGCTAATAAGAATGAGAATCGTTTGTACAACCTCGATTATCGAATTATTTATCATTTGACGAAGAAAGAAGAATTCAAGCGAGAAAGAAAAGTTCAAAAGGCGATTGATAAGTATAATGACAATCCAATTATTAAAGAATCACAGTACAATAAGAAATTAGATGAGTTGCAAAAGATTCGTTATTTGAATAGTAATGTTAAACGACAAAGTGCCAAGAATGATTTTAACAAGCAGATTTTACAGCTTCAAAAGGATCTGAATTTGAGTCAAGCGATGTTCCAAGCTGCTAAAGATAATAAGAAGGTAGCCCAATTTGAATCTGAAAAAGAAGCTATTGAAGAACAACGTGAAAAGAAACGCCAGAATATGGTGGATAAGTTGATGCCACAGTATAATTCACAACTTCAAAAGGTAAAGGATGCTTACAAGAACAATGATTCTGATAAGGAAGATCAAAAACAAAAATTGATCGATATTATGAATGAAATCAGAAGTTATGGTGGAAATGTCCCTGATCTAAAAATTGACAGTAATGGTAATACCACTTCGACGTCTACTTCTACTACAAACTAA
- a CDS encoding MFS transporter: MRAQRLWLLILNITFNLVMGFILPVNTIFIHKNLHESLVTAGFALMVYSAFMMIGNALGGVMFDRFSKRGTLYIGYGISIISLLGMSVHHVWPTYAIMLFTLGFGMGLVYTAVNAYTAFIAEQMTGNSRVIFNNMYLAANIGIAIGSTAVGFIFKWSIFLTFFIPMLLFVISVVILMLKANVLDHVREQDDEDIKRYESSEVKDPRIEIGVNRFRLNIFVICASIFIVWLGYSQWDSNLSAYMLNQGYTTREYGLVFTVNAASLLIIQPVMNRVVSKVFKLLKYQIFLGTIIMGLSFLLLPGAKTYLAFIISMLVLTVGESMVFPTIPALLSKMSTNRNRGTFQSFYSIFGSLGRAIGPYAGSLIITALSFSTLFVGITISMIIVAIAMIGVKELG, translated from the coding sequence ATGCGCGCTCAAAGATTGTGGCTATTAATTTTAAATATCACATTCAATTTAGTAATGGGGTTTATTTTGCCAGTGAATACAATATTTATTCACAAGAATCTACACGAATCATTAGTAACAGCGGGATTTGCTTTAATGGTATATTCAGCTTTTATGATGATTGGAAATGCCTTGGGGGGAGTTATGTTTGACCGTTTCTCCAAGCGTGGAACGTTATACATTGGTTACGGAATATCAATTATATCGTTGTTAGGTATGTCAGTACATCATGTGTGGCCAACATATGCGATTATGTTGTTCACGTTAGGATTTGGAATGGGACTGGTCTATACGGCCGTCAACGCTTATACCGCCTTTATCGCGGAACAAATGACCGGTAATAGTCGAGTGATTTTTAATAATATGTATTTAGCTGCTAATATCGGAATTGCTATCGGTTCGACAGCAGTTGGATTTATCTTTAAGTGGAGTATCTTTCTCACTTTCTTCATTCCAATGTTATTATTTGTAATTAGTGTCGTTATATTGATGTTAAAAGCTAATGTCTTAGATCACGTTCGTGAACAAGATGATGAAGATATTAAGCGTTATGAGAGTAGTGAAGTTAAAGATCCAAGAATTGAAATTGGTGTAAATCGCTTCAGATTAAATATCTTTGTGATTTGTGCTTCGATTTTTATCGTTTGGCTAGGTTATTCTCAATGGGACAGTAACTTGTCAGCCTACATGCTAAACCAAGGTTATACAACTCGTGAATATGGTTTGGTATTTACAGTAAACGCTGCTTCATTATTGATTATTCAACCAGTAATGAATCGTGTAGTTTCAAAAGTTTTCAAATTATTAAAGTATCAAATTTTCTTAGGAACAATTATTATGGGATTGTCATTCTTGTTACTTCCAGGAGCCAAAACTTATTTAGCTTTCATTATTAGTATGTTAGTTTTGACTGTTGGTGAATCAATGGTTTTCCCAACTATTCCAGCTTTATTGAGTAAGATGTCAACTAATCGAAATCGTGGGACTTTTCAAAGTTTCTATAGTATTTTTGGTTCATTAGGAAGAGCAATTGGACCTTATGCAGGTAGTTTGATTATCACAGCATTGTCTTTTTCAACTTTGTTCGTTGGTATCACTATTTCGATGATAATTGTTGCTATCGCGATGATAGGTGTGAAAGAATTAGGATAA
- a CDS encoding amino acid permease translates to MSDASNAKTFRWWNIALLGFTTVWGLNNVINNFANQGLAVVTSWILIMVLYFVPYTLMVGQLGSAFQEAGGGVSSWVKALSNNKLAYFAAWTYWVVHVPYLAQKPQIIMVSLSWLFKGNGSFIKTASPFIVQGASLIIFLLFVWLASKGTATLNNLGSIAGIAMFAMSMLFIILGVSAPFITHVQIATPNMTDIHTYIPKFDFQYFTTISMLVFAVGGSEKISPYVNKTKNASKEFPLGMIILAVMVAVSAILGSFAIGMIVNSNHIPADLMANGAYQAFQFLGNSFHVGNLFVWAFAITNTIASAAALAISIDAPLRMLLGDADKKYIPKGLLKKNKRGVAINGYKLTAILVSILIIVPALGINGMNDLYNWLLNLNSIVMPMRYLWVFLAYMMLCRQLDKFKSDYMFVKNKYVGFGFGLWAFFLTAFACVLGMVPKMNMATDPSSWWFQLALNIITPIALIALGLILPAIAKRTNNELDEI, encoded by the coding sequence ATGTCAGATGCAAGTAATGCAAAGACGTTTAGATGGTGGAATATTGCCCTATTAGGCTTTACCACCGTTTGGGGTCTTAATAATGTCATCAATAACTTTGCCAATCAAGGTTTAGCTGTTGTTACATCATGGATTTTAATCATGGTTCTTTATTTTGTTCCATACACTTTAATGGTGGGACAATTGGGATCCGCTTTTCAAGAGGCTGGTGGAGGAGTTAGTTCTTGGGTTAAAGCTCTTTCTAATAATAAACTGGCCTACTTTGCTGCCTGGACTTACTGGGTAGTACACGTTCCATATCTTGCTCAAAAGCCACAAATCATCATGGTTAGTTTGAGCTGGTTATTCAAGGGAAATGGTTCTTTCATCAAAACTGCTTCACCATTTATCGTACAAGGTGCAAGTTTAATTATCTTCTTGCTCTTCGTTTGGTTAGCTAGTAAAGGAACTGCTACCTTGAATAATCTTGGTAGTATTGCCGGTATTGCAATGTTTGCTATGTCAATGCTATTTATCATCTTAGGTGTCAGTGCTCCATTTATCACTCATGTACAAATTGCTACACCAAACATGACTGATATCCACACATATATACCTAAGTTTGATTTCCAATACTTTACGACGATCTCTATGTTAGTCTTCGCCGTTGGTGGTTCAGAAAAAATTTCACCTTATGTTAATAAAACTAAAAATGCTTCTAAGGAGTTCCCACTCGGTATGATTATCTTAGCCGTGATGGTAGCTGTTTCTGCAATCTTAGGATCATTTGCTATTGGTATGATCGTTAACTCAAATCACATTCCAGCCGATTTGATGGCCAACGGTGCTTACCAAGCTTTCCAATTTTTAGGTAATAGTTTCCACGTTGGTAACTTATTCGTTTGGGCTTTTGCCATTACCAACACAATTGCTTCTGCTGCGGCTCTAGCTATTTCTATCGATGCACCATTACGTATGCTTTTAGGCGATGCTGATAAGAAATACATCCCTAAAGGTCTTTTGAAGAAAAACAAGCGTGGCGTTGCTATCAATGGTTACAAGTTAACTGCAATTTTAGTTTCTATCTTAATCATCGTTCCTGCTCTTGGAATCAATGGAATGAATGATTTATACAACTGGCTATTGAACTTAAACTCAATTGTTATGCCTATGCGTTACCTTTGGGTATTCTTGGCCTACATGATGCTTTGTCGTCAACTAGACAAATTCAAGTCAGATTATATGTTCGTTAAGAATAAATACGTCGGCTTTGGTTTCGGACTATGGGCTTTCTTCTTAACAGCCTTTGCCTGCGTTCTAGGTATGGTGCCTAAGATGAACATGGCAACTGATCCATCATCATGGTGGTTCCAATTAGCACTTAATATCATCACACCAATCGCTTTGATTGCTTTGGGATTGATTTTACCTGCTATCGCTAAACGTACTAATAATGAATTAGATGAAATATAG
- a CDS encoding ABC-F family ATP-binding cassette domain-containing protein — translation MSVLEIHDLSQQFLDKKLYDSANLQVNKEDHLGIIGQNGVGKSTFIKILTGQIEPDEGKITWKKHLTIGYLDQQARLAPGMTIYEYLKTAFSKLYETSDKLNEIYMNNPTDEDLEKAGKLQEILDANDFYELDTKIQQVATGLGLDAIGYDHDVSKLSGGQRSKIILAKILLEQPDMILLDEPTNYLDTNHIDWLADYLNNFSGAFIVISHDYNFLDRIINCVADFEFGKITKYTGSLKQALKQKAANQETYMKAYVKQQEKISKTKAYIRKFKAGSRSKSAKSREKQLAHMDVLTPPGSKTAASFAFPYVEVPSSRMMLDVNNLKVGYDGKALFDKALNFSIVSGEKMVIKGFNGIGKSTLIKTLLNILKPIDGNFEFSETVKIGYFKQDLVWKNNLESPFQYISDKHSEEGGKEVRRVLARTGLTNQQIMSPLRSLSGGEQTKVKIADLMFDNTNFLFMDEPTNHLDDESKAALRKGLKNYDGSMILVTHEEDFYSSDWIDKVLDIEKIKEN, via the coding sequence ATGAGTGTTTTAGAGATACATGATTTAAGTCAGCAGTTTTTGGATAAGAAATTATATGATTCTGCTAATCTACAAGTTAACAAAGAGGACCATTTAGGAATAATTGGTCAAAATGGAGTGGGTAAGTCTACTTTTATTAAGATTTTAACTGGTCAAATTGAACCAGATGAAGGAAAAATCACTTGGAAGAAGCATTTAACGATTGGTTATTTGGACCAACAAGCTAGATTGGCACCAGGGATGACCATCTACGAATATTTAAAGACAGCGTTTTCAAAATTGTATGAAACAAGCGATAAGCTAAACGAGATTTACATGAATAATCCGACAGATGAGGATCTTGAAAAAGCTGGAAAACTTCAAGAAATCTTAGATGCCAACGACTTCTACGAGTTAGATACCAAAATTCAACAAGTTGCGACTGGTTTAGGACTAGATGCAATCGGTTATGATCACGATGTCTCAAAACTCAGTGGTGGCCAACGTTCGAAGATTATTTTGGCTAAAATTTTGCTTGAACAACCAGATATGATTTTATTGGATGAGCCAACAAACTATTTGGATACTAACCATATTGATTGGTTGGCTGATTATTTGAACAACTTTAGTGGTGCCTTCATCGTCATTTCCCACGATTACAATTTCTTAGATCGAATCATTAATTGTGTGGCTGATTTTGAATTCGGTAAGATTACTAAATATACAGGTTCTTTAAAGCAAGCTCTCAAGCAAAAGGCTGCTAATCAAGAAACTTATATGAAGGCTTACGTCAAGCAACAAGAAAAGATCTCTAAAACTAAAGCTTATATTAGAAAGTTTAAGGCCGGTTCTCGTTCTAAGAGTGCTAAGAGTAGGGAGAAGCAATTAGCTCATATGGATGTCTTAACACCCCCAGGGAGTAAAACAGCTGCAAGCTTCGCCTTTCCATATGTTGAAGTACCTAGTTCACGAATGATGTTAGACGTTAATAATCTAAAAGTTGGATATGACGGGAAAGCTCTCTTTGATAAAGCCTTGAATTTCTCTATTGTCAGTGGAGAAAAAATGGTTATTAAAGGATTCAACGGTATCGGTAAGTCTACTTTGATTAAGACCTTGTTGAATATCCTTAAACCAATTGATGGTAACTTTGAATTCTCAGAGACTGTAAAGATAGGTTATTTCAAGCAAGATCTAGTCTGGAAGAATAACTTAGAGTCACCATTCCAATACATTAGTGATAAGCATTCTGAAGAAGGCGGTAAGGAAGTTAGACGTGTTCTTGCTAGAACTGGATTAACTAACCAACAAATCATGTCACCACTACGTTCTCTATCTGGTGGTGAACAAACTAAGGTTAAGATTGCTGATTTGATGTTCGATAACACTAACTTTCTATTCATGGATGAGCCTACTAACCATTTGGATGATGAAAGTAAGGCCGCTTTGCGCAAAGGTCTCAAAAACTATGATGGATCAATGATTCTAGTTACCCACGAAGAGGACTTCTATAGTAGTGATTGGATCGATAAGGTCTTGGATATTGAAAAAATAAAAGAAAATTAG
- a CDS encoding alpha/beta hydrolase translates to MIIILLILLLLVVLILNAFFLYIQQRGSKALGSEAPKVKMDAGLEENTARFLAKNKDEWQIESHYNRSKLFGWFTDNDAQTTVILVHGFGVDHNSLNVHAQLFDKLGCNVLQIDDQAAGKSEGKYLGFGYIESQDLLDWIQEVLRRRPDDKIVLFGASMGAATVMLTTDNDLPKNVKLIIEDSGYTSAADILSYHCQKRYHIKGKLLIAGISLMSRLRAGFSYRQTDCRKALEKNNLPILFMHGENDFTVPFKMRDELSTCGQFPKMSYGSLGVHIRSYYVDSKNYQQAVDKFFKKYL, encoded by the coding sequence ATGATAATTATTTTGTTGATATTGTTATTGCTAGTCGTTCTAATTCTGAACGCCTTTTTTTTGTATATTCAACAAAGAGGTTCCAAGGCTTTAGGATCAGAAGCACCTAAAGTTAAGATGGATGCAGGATTGGAAGAGAATACGGCTAGATTTTTAGCAAAGAATAAAGATGAATGGCAAATAGAGTCGCATTACAACAGGAGTAAATTATTTGGATGGTTCACCGATAATGATGCGCAGACGACGGTTATTTTAGTACACGGTTTTGGTGTTGATCACAATTCATTGAACGTTCACGCGCAATTATTTGATAAACTCGGTTGCAATGTTTTGCAAATTGATGATCAAGCAGCCGGTAAAAGTGAAGGAAAGTATCTTGGCTTCGGCTATATAGAGAGTCAGGATTTATTAGATTGGATTCAAGAAGTCTTGCGTAGACGTCCGGACGATAAAATCGTTTTATTTGGAGCTTCAATGGGAGCTGCAACGGTTATGTTGACAACAGACAATGACCTACCAAAAAATGTTAAACTAATAATCGAGGATTCTGGCTATACTAGTGCAGCAGATATTTTGAGTTATCACTGTCAAAAGCGATACCATATCAAGGGTAAATTATTGATTGCTGGTATTTCATTGATGTCACGCTTAAGAGCTGGTTTTTCGTATCGACAGACAGATTGTCGTAAGGCACTAGAAAAAAACAATTTGCCGATATTGTTCATGCATGGGGAAAATGATTTTACTGTTCCTTTCAAAATGAGAGATGAGTTATCCACATGTGGACAATTCCCGAAAATGTCGTATGGAAGCCTTGGTGTTCACATTCGCAGCTACTATGTTGATTCAAAAAACTACCAACAGGCTGTGGATAAGTTTTTCAAAAAGTATCTTTAG